A region from the Flavobacteriales bacterium genome encodes:
- a CDS encoding T9SS type A sorting domain-containing protein produces MHLRPTLFSGLLFLASLSLAQSSSQNAAVQVSATVQKAPASITLTWTALPNTSSITIYRKAVSGTSWGNAVASPAASATAWTDNSVATATAYEYKVVRVANGSTGTGYLRSGIEVAATDYRGKLVLLVDNTFTASLAPELAQLQLDLKADGWVVLRTDVSRTASVSSVRTIVANQYNADPANVKALFIVGHVPVPYSGNQNPDGHQEHKGAWPADGYYGDVNGLWTDAAVNVTSAARTANNNVPGDGKFDQTTFPSAVELQVGRVDMYDMPAFAVGETQLMRNYLNKLHSFKIKSIVPIERGIIFDNLQWAGSPMAASGWRGFGTMVPTANITAPYSYGPAFKTYVNGQSYLWAYSSGGGLQATVNGVLTYNGADNIAITEDYATTVAVGSIFNMSFGSYFGDWDNKNNFLRGAIASGNALVNCWSAIPGFYVHHMGMGESIGMSTLATMNNTALYTPLTDGWQGSIGRVHLGLMGDPTLRMRYIAAPGNLSISNSGGTALFTWAASAESVAGYNIDRIDANTGALTRVNASPINGTSYSNTNTPFVAGAQYMVRAVKLQVTPSGSYFDHSLGALGTATGGGGAVDCLGVVGGTALPGTACNDNNACTINDAWTVSCQCIGTYNGPVATITPAGATTFCQGGAVALNANTGAGLTYTWQRNGTNITGATSGVLAAVLSGSYTVTVTKTGCSVVSSPVQVTVNPLPTITTSSNAALATVTASVNGTPGPYVYAWNTNPIQTTATAAVTASGTYTVGVTDGNGCGAIASVAIVLGVATPPDCNGVIGGPALPGTSCNDNNACTINDTWSASCQCIGTPSTLASTITAGGATTFCSGSSVALNANTGAGYTYVWKRNGATITGATSSSYTATQSGSHTVSITSSGCTRTSSGTTVTVNPKPVINITTGAGTLTATVTVAPAPYVYTWTTNPVQTTATASVVAAGTYTVGVTSANGCGDVATVVYSPPQATICDGLRTESQTTWGAVPQNANDAATYMTNYFSWLFTAPDYLKIGCGSRTMQLTSAAAVTAFLPATGGSAQLPTGNTINPGSGITNGLAAELVALKLTMKFDAYNPVFSSSQLLLKNLVIASGPFQGYTVEGLAAEADRKLGSCGSPFTYNQLRTAIRDINNGYEGGLESAGLLWCNGVLKDDLPEVIEEPVFDAPMEIVAFPNPLDDATTVVVPAPGKDEELVVVVFNSQGAVVADLFTGNQSPGQELRLKWDAASEPMGVYFVRVQRGAKSAVARLVVH; encoded by the coding sequence ATGCACCTGCGCCCAACGCTTTTCTCCGGCCTGCTCTTTCTGGCATCCTTGTCCTTGGCCCAAAGCAGTAGCCAGAATGCGGCAGTCCAGGTTAGCGCAACGGTGCAGAAGGCCCCGGCGAGCATCACGCTCACATGGACCGCACTGCCCAACACGAGCAGCATTACCATTTATCGGAAGGCCGTCTCGGGAACGAGCTGGGGGAATGCCGTCGCATCGCCTGCGGCTTCGGCCACCGCATGGACGGACAACTCGGTTGCCACGGCCACGGCCTATGAGTACAAAGTGGTGCGTGTTGCCAACGGCAGCACGGGAACGGGCTACCTGCGTTCGGGGATCGAGGTGGCCGCAACCGACTACCGTGGCAAGTTGGTCCTGCTGGTCGACAACACGTTCACCGCGTCACTCGCTCCGGAGCTGGCGCAACTGCAGTTGGACCTGAAGGCGGATGGCTGGGTCGTGCTGCGGACGGATGTTTCGCGCACAGCATCCGTGAGCAGCGTCCGAACGATCGTTGCCAATCAGTACAATGCCGATCCCGCCAACGTGAAAGCTCTTTTCATTGTTGGCCACGTTCCTGTTCCGTACAGTGGGAACCAGAACCCCGACGGCCACCAAGAGCACAAGGGTGCGTGGCCTGCTGATGGCTATTACGGCGATGTGAACGGGCTTTGGACCGATGCTGCCGTGAACGTGACGAGCGCCGCGAGGACCGCGAACAACAATGTGCCGGGCGATGGCAAGTTCGACCAGACCACCTTCCCGAGCGCAGTGGAGCTGCAAGTGGGCCGCGTGGACATGTATGACATGCCTGCGTTCGCAGTTGGCGAGACGCAGCTCATGCGGAACTACCTGAACAAGTTGCACAGCTTCAAGATCAAGTCCATCGTGCCGATCGAGCGCGGCATCATCTTCGACAATCTCCAGTGGGCGGGCTCGCCAATGGCTGCTAGCGGATGGCGTGGTTTCGGGACCATGGTGCCAACGGCCAATATCACCGCACCCTATAGTTATGGGCCGGCCTTCAAGACCTATGTGAACGGGCAGAGCTACTTGTGGGCGTACTCGAGCGGTGGAGGTCTGCAAGCCACGGTGAACGGTGTGCTCACCTACAACGGGGCCGACAACATCGCCATCACGGAGGACTACGCAACCACTGTCGCAGTGGGCAGCATCTTCAACATGTCCTTCGGGAGCTACTTCGGAGACTGGGACAACAAGAACAATTTCCTTCGCGGGGCAATTGCCAGCGGGAACGCCCTGGTGAACTGTTGGTCCGCCATTCCGGGGTTCTATGTTCACCACATGGGCATGGGAGAGAGCATCGGCATGAGCACGTTGGCCACCATGAACAACACGGCGCTGTACACACCGCTTACTGATGGTTGGCAGGGCAGCATCGGCCGGGTGCATCTTGGCCTGATGGGTGACCCAACGTTGCGCATGCGCTACATCGCAGCACCGGGCAACCTCTCCATCAGCAACAGCGGCGGCACTGCATTGTTCACATGGGCGGCGAGCGCTGAATCCGTGGCAGGCTACAACATCGATCGCATCGATGCCAACACGGGAGCTCTCACCCGGGTGAATGCTTCGCCCATCAACGGCACGTCCTATTCGAACACCAACACGCCGTTCGTTGCCGGGGCCCAGTACATGGTGCGCGCCGTGAAGCTCCAAGTGACGCCGAGCGGCAGCTACTTCGATCATTCGCTCGGTGCCTTGGGGACGGCTACCGGTGGTGGTGGCGCGGTGGATTGCTTGGGCGTCGTTGGCGGAACGGCCCTCCCCGGTACTGCATGCAACGACAACAACGCATGCACGATCAACGATGCGTGGACCGTGAGCTGCCAATGCATCGGCACCTACAATGGCCCTGTTGCGACCATCACACCGGCCGGTGCCACTACGTTCTGCCAAGGTGGAGCGGTGGCGCTGAACGCCAACACAGGCGCTGGCCTTACCTATACATGGCAGCGCAACGGAACCAACATCACTGGGGCAACCTCCGGCGTTCTGGCAGCGGTGCTCAGTGGGTCCTACACCGTTACGGTGACGAAAACAGGGTGTTCAGTGGTTTCCTCACCAGTGCAAGTGACCGTGAACCCGTTGCCCACCATCACGACCAGTTCCAACGCGGCCCTGGCCACAGTAACCGCTTCTGTCAACGGTACTCCGGGGCCTTATGTCTACGCTTGGAACACGAACCCCATCCAAACCACGGCAACGGCTGCGGTGACCGCGAGCGGCACCTACACGGTTGGTGTGACGGATGGTAATGGCTGCGGAGCGATCGCTTCCGTAGCGATCGTTCTGGGCGTGGCCACACCGCCTGATTGCAACGGTGTGATCGGTGGGCCCGCACTGCCGGGTACGTCATGCAACGACAACAACGCCTGCACGATCAACGATACGTGGAGCGCCTCGTGCCAGTGCATCGGAACGCCGAGCACGTTGGCCAGCACGATCACCGCGGGAGGGGCAACAACGTTCTGTTCCGGGTCGTCCGTTGCGCTCAATGCCAACACGGGAGCGGGTTACACCTATGTGTGGAAGCGGAATGGTGCCACCATCACAGGCGCCACATCCAGCAGCTACACGGCCACACAATCAGGGAGCCACACGGTTTCGATCACTTCAAGCGGATGCACGCGCACATCATCCGGCACTACGGTCACGGTGAACCCCAAACCAGTGATCAACATCACCACTGGCGCAGGTACGCTGACCGCGACCGTGACCGTTGCCCCCGCGCCCTACGTGTACACGTGGACCACGAATCCGGTGCAAACGACGGCAACGGCCAGCGTTGTAGCCGCCGGTACATACACTGTCGGGGTCACCAGCGCCAACGGTTGCGGCGACGTAGCCACGGTTGTTTATTCACCGCCGCAAGCCACCATATGTGACGGGCTTCGCACCGAATCCCAAACCACATGGGGCGCAGTGCCGCAGAACGCCAACGACGCGGCCACATACATGACGAACTACTTCTCTTGGCTCTTCACGGCACCGGACTATTTGAAGATCGGATGTGGTTCTCGCACGATGCAATTGACCTCGGCGGCGGCGGTGACGGCATTCCTGCCTGCTACTGGTGGTTCCGCGCAGTTGCCGACCGGCAACACCATCAATCCGGGGAGCGGCATCACCAATGGGCTTGCGGCCGAACTGGTGGCGTTGAAGCTGACCATGAAGTTCGATGCATACAACCCGGTCTTCAGCAGTAGCCAGTTGCTTTTGAAGAACCTGGTCATCGCCTCCGGACCGTTCCAGGGTTACACCGTTGAAGGGTTGGCCGCTGAGGCCGATCGGAAGCTCGGCAGTTGCGGTTCGCCGTTCACGTACAACCAGCTGCGCACGGCAATACGCGACATCAACAACGGATACGAGGGCGGCTTGGAGTCGGCTGGTTTGCTCTGGTGCAATGGTGTGTTGAAGGATGATCTGCCGGAAGTGATCGAAGAGCCGGTGTTCGATGCGCCAATGGAGATCGTTGCGTTCCCGAACCCGTTGGACGATGCCACCACCGTGGTGGTGCCCGCACCCGGGAAGGACGAAGAACTCGTGGTGGTGGTCTTCAACAGCCAAGGAGCGGTGGTGGCCGACCTTTTCACTGGTAACCAGTCACCAGGCCAGGAGTTGCGCCTCAAGTGGGATGCAGCGTCCGAGCCCATGGGCGTGTACTTTGTCCGTGTTCAGCGCGGTGCAAAGTCAGCGGTGGCGCGGTTGGTGGTCCATTGA
- a CDS encoding Holliday junction branch migration protein RuvA, producing the protein MIDSLRGELLSCSDGHAVVECHGVGYLLQVSTATLAALPAKGTVRLLVHYSVSVDVRSGQSEHKLFGFTTAEERQFFRQLIEVQGVSATIGMSILGAAPVDRLRSAILNGDEGVLRSVKGIGPKLAQRVVAELRGKLLKEPIIAPITSGGMGNSLRGEALQALVSLGLDRAKAERSLTSVLQEHKDNTPELADVIRLALKNQ; encoded by the coding sequence ATGATCGACAGCCTGCGAGGTGAACTTTTGTCGTGCAGCGACGGCCATGCCGTGGTGGAATGCCACGGCGTGGGCTATTTGCTGCAGGTGAGCACGGCCACCTTGGCTGCGCTTCCTGCAAAAGGAACCGTGCGATTGCTGGTGCACTACAGTGTTAGCGTGGATGTGCGCAGTGGCCAGAGCGAACACAAGTTGTTCGGGTTCACGACTGCCGAGGAGCGTCAGTTCTTTCGGCAGTTGATCGAAGTGCAAGGCGTGAGCGCGACCATCGGTATGTCGATCCTGGGCGCTGCTCCGGTGGACCGGTTGCGCAGTGCCATCCTCAACGGTGATGAAGGCGTCCTGCGCAGCGTGAAAGGCATCGGGCCGAAGCTGGCGCAACGCGTGGTGGCCGAATTGCGCGGGAAACTGCTCAAGGAACCGATCATCGCACCGATCACGTCCGGGGGCATGGGCAATAGCCTACGGGGCGAGGCGTTACAAGCGCTGGTTTCGCTGGGGCTCGATCGGGCCAAAGCGGAACGATCCCTGACCAGCGTCCTCCAAGAACACAAGGACAACACACCCGAACTGGCCGACGTCATCCGTCTTGCCCTGAAGAACCAGTAG